The sequence below is a genomic window from Bosea sp. F3-2.
GCGGCGAGGCGGGTCGCGGCACGGGCTTCGCTATGGAGGCGCCAGAGCTCGCGCAGGGCGATCAGCACGCCGACGAGCAGCGCGCCGACGATGAGGCCGTTCAGCCCCGGATTGGTCATGAAGGCCTGGGTCAGGCCGCTGTGGAGGATGTAGCCGAGGAAGCCGATCAGCGCGATGAAGATGAGCGCGCGGACGACGTAGCGAAGCGGGCGTGAGAAACGGGTCTCCGTCCGCAGGGTTGCGGCCGTCGCCGGCTCGGCCGCGAAATCCTCGTTCGCCATCAGTCGTCTTCCGTTCGCCTCGGAGTGCGGGGGGACTGTCGCCTCCCACGCCTCAGGGATCAAGCACGAAAGAGCTACAGTTCCGTCTCAGAGCCGGTTCGAAAACCTCCTCAGCCCTCATCCTTCGAGACGCCGCTTTGCGGCTCCTCAGGATGAGGGCTGGTGCGACCGGACAGCTTCTCAGGCGGCGGCGGTCTTCAGCGCGGCGCTCAGCGCCCGCTCGCCGGCCTCGTTGCCGCAGATGATGTCCTTCGCGCTCGTCACTGGCTTGCCGTCGAGCGTGCCGAAGGTGCCACCCGCCTCGCGGATCAGCACGGCGCCTGCCGCAAAATCCCAGGTGTTGAGGCCGCGCTCCCAATAGGCGTCCATGCGGCCGGCGGCGACATAGGCGATGTCGAGCGCGGCCGAGCCCATGCGGCGGACATTGGCGAAACGCGGCATCACGGCCGCGAGCTCGCGCAGGAACTGGCCGTGGCCGCCCTTGCCGATATGCGGGATGCCGGTGCCGATCAGCATCTCGGCCGGCTCGCTGCGGCCGGAGACGCGGAGGCGGCGGTTGTTGACATAGGCGCCCTTACCCTTCTCGGCCATGAACATCTCGTCCTTGGCGGCATCATAGACCACGCCGGCGATGAACTGGTTGTCGCGCTCCAGCGCGACCGAGATGTTCCAGTGCGGGATGCCGCGCAGGAAGTTGTGGGTGCCGTCGAGCGGGTCGATGTGCCAGCGGTTGCTCTCGTCCTTGCCGTGGACGACGCCGCTTTCCTCCATGACGAAGCCATAGCCGGGGCGAGCCTTCTCCAGCGCCTCGCGCAGGATCTGTTCCGCCTTGTGATCGGCCTTGGAGACGAAGTCGCCGGGACCTTTGGCCAGAACCTGCAGGTTCTCGACCTCGCCGAAGTCGCGCTTCAGCGAGCGGGACGCCTTCATCACGGCGTCGGTCATCACGGTCATCAGGGGGGAGCGGATCATCGGAACCTCTTGCGCGCCGCAACGGCGCGATGAGCCAGCGGCGCTGGTGATGCGCCCGGCAGGAATAGCGAACCGTCACTTGCGCGGCTCTTACTGCGCCGTCAAGACGGCGCTGCTGATGCGGCTGGCCGCAATGCGCGCGGCGCGGGCCTGCTGTTCGGGCTTCAGCCGGCCGAACAGGCCGTCGAGGCCGGGATCGTCGAGGCCCTGCGCGCGGGCGGCGAGATGCCAGGCGGCGGCCTCGATCGTGTCGGGCGGAATGCCCAGGCCGAACTGGTACAGCTTGGCCAGACGGTTCTGGGCAATCGGGTTGCCGCCCGCGGCGGCGCGCTGGAACAGCTTCGCCGCGCGCGCCTCATCCTTGGACACGCCGGTGCCGTTGAACAGCATGATCGCATATTCGACCATGCCGGGAACATTGCCGGCCGCAGCCGCCCGCTTCATCCAGTGTGCGGCCGTCTCCTCGTTCGCCGGCATGCCGCGGCCCTGCTTCGCCAGCACGCCGAGGGCGTACATGGCGTCGCTGACATTGGCCTTGGCGGCGGTCTCCAGGCAGGTGACGGCGCGCTGGTCATCAGCCTCGCGGCCGGTGGCGAGCAGGGTCAGCCCGAGATTGTAGTTGGCGGCCGGATGGCCGGCTGCAGCCGCCTTTTCAAGCAAGGCGCCGGCGCGGGTCGGATCACGCTTGCCGCTCTTCTCGTCGAGGAGCTGGGTCGCCAGAGCGAAGGCGGCATTGATGTCGCCGCGCGCCTCGGCCCGCTCATACCATTCGGTCGCGACCTTCTGGTCGGGCGCAACACCGAGCCCCTGGCGATAGAGCTCGCCGAGCAGCGTCATCGCGGCGGCGTCACCGCTGTTGGTCTCGATGCGCTTAAGCGCCTCGGACAGGGCGCGCCGGTAGTGGCCGACCTGATAGGCGCCATAGGCATTGTCCGCGTCGGGCGCGGCCCAAGCCGGTGCCGCAACCAGCATGGAGCCGGCGAGGCAGGCAAGGCGGGCGAGATGCTTCATCGCGCCGCCTTTCGCGCCGCGAACGCGGCGATCGCGGCATTGGTAGCCTCGACAAGTGCGCGGATATCCTGGCCCTCCTCGAAGGCCCAGGCGCCGAGCGCGACGAACTCGGCCCCGGTCTCGACCAGCGCGGGGACCGATTCGGCATCGGGCGCATAGGCGACGCAGGGCGTTTCGAAGATCTCGGCCCACCAGCCGGCACGCTCGATGACGGCGGCAAGCGGCGGCACGCTGCCGTCGGCGCGCGGCTCGCCGAACATCACATAGTCGACGCCGGCCTCGCCGACATCCATCGCATCGTGGCGGGCGCGCAGGCTGCCGGCGCCGATGATGCGCTCATTGCGCAGGCTGGAACGGGCCTCGGCGATCGCCTCGGGGCCGCCGGTGACATGCACGCCGTCGGCGCCGCCGCGGGTCGCGACGAGCGCGCTGTCCTCGACGACGAGGGCGACGTTATTGGCCTGGACCGGCCCGGCGAGGCGCTTGACGCGCTCGATGCGGCTGCGGTCGTCGCCGGGCGTGAGGCGCAGCACGATGGCGGCGATGTCGCCGCCTGCCATGGCTTGCATCAGGCGAAAGACGATCGCCTCCGCGTCCTCGACGGGCGGGGTGACGAGCATCAGGCGGGTGGGGGAGGAGTGCATGGTCATGATCGGCTGCGCAAACGGCCCGCAGCGAAGTCCAATGTCAAGACCACGAGCCCAGCAATCAGGCTCCAGAAGGCGGAGCCGATGCCGAAAAGCGAGAGGCTGGAGGCCGCGACGGCGAAGGCGACGACAGCGGCGAAGCGCTCCCTGTCGGAGGACATGGCCTGGGCGAGCGCCCCGGTGAGCGAGCCGACGAGGCCGAGGCCGGCGACCGCGACGATCAGCGCTTTGGGCATGGCGAGCACCAGCGCGATCAGCAGGCCGGCAAAGCCGGCGACGGTGAGCCAGAGCGCGCCATAGACCACGCCGGCTTTCCAGCGCTGCTTCGGATCGGGATGGGTGTCGCCGCCGGTGCAGATCGAGGCGCTGATCGCGGCCATGTTGGTCATATGCGCGCCGAAGGGCGCGGTGACGAGCGAGGTCAGGCCGGTGACGAAGAGGGCGGGCGCCGTTGGTGGGCCATAGCCGGCGGCGCGCAACACGGCGAAG
It includes:
- a CDS encoding inositol monophosphatase family protein, producing MIRSPLMTVMTDAVMKASRSLKRDFGEVENLQVLAKGPGDFVSKADHKAEQILREALEKARPGYGFVMEESGVVHGKDESNRWHIDPLDGTHNFLRGIPHWNISVALERDNQFIAGVVYDAAKDEMFMAEKGKGAYVNNRRLRVSGRSEPAEMLIGTGIPHIGKGGHGQFLRELAAVMPRFANVRRMGSAALDIAYVAAGRMDAYWERGLNTWDFAAGAVLIREAGGTFGTLDGKPVTSAKDIICGNEAGERALSAALKTAAA
- a CDS encoding thiamine phosphate synthase, which codes for MTMHSSPTRLMLVTPPVEDAEAIVFRLMQAMAGGDIAAIVLRLTPGDDRSRIERVKRLAGPVQANNVALVVEDSALVATRGGADGVHVTGGPEAIAEARSSLRNERIIGAGSLRARHDAMDVGEAGVDYVMFGEPRADGSVPPLAAVIERAGWWAEIFETPCVAYAPDAESVPALVETGAEFVALGAWAFEEGQDIRALVEATNAAIAAFAARKAAR
- a CDS encoding tetratricopeptide repeat protein, encoding MKHLARLACLAGSMLVAAPAWAAPDADNAYGAYQVGHYRRALSEALKRIETNSGDAAAMTLLGELYRQGLGVAPDQKVATEWYERAEARGDINAAFALATQLLDEKSGKRDPTRAGALLEKAAAAGHPAANYNLGLTLLATGREADDQRAVTCLETAAKANVSDAMYALGVLAKQGRGMPANEETAAHWMKRAAAAGNVPGMVEYAIMLFNGTGVSKDEARAAKLFQRAAAGGNPIAQNRLAKLYQFGLGIPPDTIEAAAWHLAARAQGLDDPGLDGLFGRLKPEQQARAARIAASRISSAVLTAQ